A window of the Verrucomicrobiia bacterium genome harbors these coding sequences:
- the aroA gene encoding 3-phosphoshikimate 1-carboxyvinyltransferase, giving the protein MPSPLTLQAQPSCFKGIYTPPGDKSVSHRCVMLGALASGRSFFTHFLQAEDCLHTAHAFQAMGVGVKVDERKGTVEVQGAGLRGLKAPASELYLGNSGTSMRLIMGVLSGQRFEAVLSGDPSLSSRPMKRVTEPLKKMGAQIKGKDNGNYAPLTIRGGALKGIEYDNHLGSAQVKSALLLAGLYADGKTRIHEAVASRDHTERFLVSMGARFSKSGEWMEVEKTDTLKPLEGQVPGDISSAAFFITGAAMTPGSELTVEGVCLNPTRTGLLDVLKRMGADLEIRQTHQEPEPLGILHIRGKKLKGTRISKPEIPSLIDELPILMTAMALAEGESLVSGAEELRVKETDRIVSMTENLNLLGAQVQELPDGCVIKGVESLKPAKVRSFGDHRTVMSMCIASLGMKGALEVDDTSSVATSYPGFFSDFQRLKTGA; this is encoded by the coding sequence ATGCCTTCTCCACTCACGCTGCAAGCTCAACCGTCCTGCTTCAAGGGAATTTACACGCCGCCGGGCGATAAATCCGTTTCGCACCGCTGCGTCATGCTCGGCGCGCTTGCGTCCGGCCGCAGCTTTTTCACGCATTTTCTTCAGGCCGAAGACTGCCTGCATACGGCTCATGCTTTTCAGGCCATGGGCGTCGGCGTCAAGGTGGACGAGCGCAAGGGGACGGTGGAAGTCCAGGGCGCGGGCCTTCGCGGCTTGAAAGCCCCGGCCTCCGAACTTTATCTCGGCAATTCCGGCACGTCCATGCGCCTCATTATGGGCGTTCTGTCGGGCCAGCGCTTTGAGGCCGTGCTCAGTGGCGATCCGTCGCTTTCGTCACGCCCGATGAAACGCGTGACCGAACCCCTCAAAAAAATGGGCGCCCAGATCAAAGGCAAGGACAACGGCAATTACGCGCCGCTCACGATCCGCGGCGGCGCTTTGAAAGGCATCGAGTACGACAATCATCTGGGCAGCGCGCAGGTCAAATCCGCCCTGCTTCTCGCGGGGCTTTACGCCGACGGCAAGACGCGCATCCATGAAGCTGTGGCATCGCGCGATCACACCGAACGCTTTCTCGTTTCCATGGGCGCGCGCTTCTCCAAGTCCGGGGAATGGATGGAGGTGGAAAAGACCGACACGCTGAAGCCTCTGGAAGGCCAGGTCCCGGGCGACATTTCGTCCGCGGCTTTTTTCATTACCGGCGCGGCCATGACTCCGGGTTCCGAATTAACCGTGGAAGGCGTTTGCCTGAATCCCACGCGCACGGGCCTTCTGGACGTGCTGAAACGCATGGGCGCGGACCTGGAAATCCGGCAAACCCATCAAGAGCCGGAACCCCTTGGCATCCTCCACATTCGGGGAAAAAAGCTCAAAGGAACGCGCATTTCCAAGCCGGAAATCCCCAGCCTGATCGACGAACTGCCCATCCTCATGACCGCCATGGCGCTGGCCGAAGGGGAAAGCCTGGTCTCCGGCGCCGAAGAGCTGCGGGTCAAAGAAACCGACCGGATTGTGTCCATGACCGAAAACCTGAACCTGCTGGGCGCCCAAGTTCAGGAACTGCCGGACGGCTGCGTGATCAAAGGCGTCGAAAGCCTGAAGCCGGCGAAGGTTAGAAGCTTCGGGGACCACCGCACGGTCATGAGCATGTGCATCGCTTCCCTGGGCATGAAAGGGGCGTTGGAGGTGGACGACACGTCCAGTGTGGCCACGTCCTACCCGGGTTTTTTCAGCGATTTTCAGCGGCTCAAAACGGGAGCTTAG
- a CDS encoding rod shape-determining protein translates to MVLLDRALGFFSSDIGIDLGTANTLVYVKGQGVVLCEPSVVAIDKTTHTVLAVGEEAKRMLGRTPGNIVAIRPMKDGVIADFDITEAMLRYFIRKVHRPSNLVSPRVVIAVPSGITEVEKRAVKDSAERAGARNPVYLVEEPIAAAIGVGLPIQEPAGNMIVDIGGGTTEIAVISLSGIVFSKSIRIGGDEFDEAIMSHLKKTYNLMIGERTAEEIKIRIGSAYPLEEETTLDVKGRDILAGLPKTVTITSEEIREALSEPLSSILEAIRIALERTPPELSADLIDRGLILAGGGALLRGLDKLISEETGLPVHIADDPLTAIALGTGRYLNEFHLLKRLAVNNNQTKEY, encoded by the coding sequence ATGGTATTGCTGGATCGCGCTCTCGGATTTTTTTCTAGTGACATTGGAATCGACCTCGGTACCGCAAATACCCTGGTTTACGTGAAAGGCCAGGGCGTCGTTCTCTGCGAACCTTCTGTCGTCGCAATCGATAAAACCACGCATACCGTTCTCGCCGTCGGCGAAGAGGCCAAGCGCATGCTGGGCCGCACGCCGGGCAACATCGTCGCGATCCGTCCCATGAAGGACGGCGTTATCGCGGACTTCGACATCACCGAAGCCATGCTTCGCTACTTCATCCGCAAAGTGCATCGTCCCAGCAATCTCGTGAGCCCCCGCGTCGTCATCGCGGTTCCGAGCGGCATCACGGAAGTTGAAAAGCGCGCCGTGAAAGATTCGGCCGAACGCGCGGGCGCGCGCAATCCCGTTTATCTCGTCGAAGAACCTATCGCGGCGGCGATCGGCGTCGGGCTTCCGATTCAGGAGCCGGCGGGCAACATGATCGTGGACATCGGCGGCGGCACCACGGAAATCGCAGTGATCTCGCTCTCAGGCATCGTCTTCTCGAAGTCGATCCGCATCGGCGGCGACGAATTCGATGAAGCCATCATGAGCCATCTCAAGAAGACTTACAACCTGATGATCGGCGAGCGCACGGCCGAAGAAATCAAGATCCGCATCGGGTCCGCTTACCCTCTGGAAGAAGAAACGACGCTCGACGTCAAAGGCCGCGACATCCTGGCGGGCCTTCCCAAAACCGTGACCATTACCAGCGAAGAAATCCGCGAGGCGCTTTCCGAGCCGCTGTCGTCCATTCTCGAGGCCATCCGTATTGCCCTTGAACGGACGCCGCCGGAACTTTCCGCCGACCTGATCGACCGCGGGCTGATCCTTGCCGGAGGCGGCGCTCTCCTGCGCGGCCTGGACAAGCTGATCAGCGAGGAAACTGGCCTCCCGGTCCACATTGCCGACGATCCGCTGACCGCCATCGCGCTGGGAACCGGGCGTTACTTGAACGAGTTCCATCTGCTCAAGCGCCTGGCCGTAAACAATAATCAGACCAAGGAATATTAA
- the mreC gene encoding rod shape-determining protein MreC, whose product MQIKRRYYFLAFSFLPLILFSRIPGLTQDVQMTSQSLLRPFLSVGSSVSNNVSGFFNYFFLFWKTIEELEQDRAQIAQLESHLEQYKEVERENERLRKLLEFRDQFKGKTIAARVIGWDLSPWKKTIILDKGSKQGLRKDMPVIVSEGLVGRILEAGRSTAQVILLVDPEARVSALAADSRSQGLASGNGSQTLTLDYLSLDSQAAVEETVLTSGATGLFPKGLRIGKITAIEKSKDGLHLSATVQPFAAFTKIEEVLCIVSSQAG is encoded by the coding sequence ATGCAGATTAAAAGACGGTATTATTTTCTCGCGTTTTCTTTTTTGCCGCTGATCCTCTTCAGCCGCATCCCCGGCCTGACGCAAGACGTCCAAATGACCTCCCAAAGCCTCCTGCGCCCCTTTCTTTCCGTGGGAAGCTCCGTTTCCAACAATGTCTCCGGCTTTTTTAACTACTTCTTTCTTTTCTGGAAGACGATCGAAGAGCTCGAGCAGGACAGGGCGCAGATCGCCCAGCTCGAGTCGCATCTCGAGCAGTACAAAGAGGTGGAGCGTGAAAACGAAAGGCTGCGCAAGCTGCTGGAGTTCCGCGACCAGTTCAAGGGCAAGACCATTGCCGCGCGCGTGATCGGGTGGGACCTTTCTCCCTGGAAAAAGACGATCATCCTGGACAAGGGAAGTAAGCAGGGGCTGCGCAAAGACATGCCGGTCATCGTTTCCGAGGGCCTGGTGGGACGCATCCTCGAAGCCGGCCGTTCCACGGCGCAAGTCATTCTTCTGGTGGATCCGGAGGCGCGGGTGAGCGCGCTCGCAGCCGACAGCCGCAGCCAGGGCCTGGCTTCGGGCAACGGTTCTCAGACGCTGACCCTGGATTATTTGAGCCTGGATTCCCAAGCCGCGGTCGAAGAAACCGTGCTGACTTCCGGGGCTACCGGCCTTTTCCCCAAGGGACTTCGCATCGGAAAGATTACCGCCATCGAGAAGAGCAAAGACGGCCTGCATTTGTCCGCAACCGTGCAGCCGTTCGCGGCATTTACCAAAATCGAGGAGGTCCTGTGTATCGTGTCTTCTCAAGCCGGCTGA